A stretch of Myxococcus hansupus DNA encodes these proteins:
- a CDS encoding isochorismate synthase, whose protein sequence is MKTLNPVENQRWVAGMMPLAVVDPLAGADVLGVPTIYWERPLAQEAAAGWGEAAVVEAKDASEIPGVLASLGGAAIRWLGEAPESMPGPWFGGMRFGVSGTVDSEWASHGVTRWALPEVLVFRTSRGVCVVAFAEEGRGGEDVVRSRLDRVRACLPDTYRHARGEPVALELSASRPDFDARVQRALDAIASGHLQKVVLARPLDAEGPVPFDVVDVLARLREQNPRCATFLFQAPDQTCFLGATPETLCRVDGQVLETEALAGSAAPGQAEGLRGHDKDVREHQSVVRYLVAALKPLAEQVASDPEPTLLTLKNVVHLRTGFRAELRDGVTPAQVVAALHPTPAVGGTPRERALSFLVEHEGLDRGWYAGPVGWVGPGRAHLMVALRSARVKGAKARLFVGVGLVAGSNADSEWRETEMKSLAMLRALGGGDVVRR, encoded by the coding sequence CGCTGGGTGGCCGGAATGATGCCCCTGGCGGTGGTGGATCCGCTCGCGGGTGCGGACGTCCTGGGCGTTCCAACGATTTACTGGGAGCGACCGCTGGCCCAGGAAGCGGCGGCGGGGTGGGGCGAGGCGGCAGTGGTGGAGGCGAAGGACGCTTCCGAAATCCCGGGCGTGCTGGCCTCGTTGGGTGGCGCGGCGATTCGCTGGCTGGGCGAGGCCCCGGAGTCGATGCCGGGTCCGTGGTTCGGCGGCATGCGCTTCGGTGTCTCCGGAACGGTGGATTCCGAGTGGGCGTCGCACGGCGTGACGCGCTGGGCGCTCCCGGAGGTCCTGGTGTTCCGCACCAGCCGCGGCGTGTGTGTCGTGGCGTTCGCGGAGGAGGGCCGGGGGGGGGAGGATGTGGTGCGCTCGCGGCTGGATCGCGTGCGTGCGTGTCTTCCGGATACCTACCGGCATGCGCGCGGCGAGCCGGTGGCGTTGGAGTTGAGCGCGTCGCGGCCGGACTTCGACGCCCGGGTGCAGCGTGCGTTGGACGCGATTGCGTCCGGCCACCTCCAGAAGGTGGTCCTGGCCCGCCCCCTGGACGCGGAGGGCCCCGTTCCCTTTGATGTGGTGGACGTGTTGGCGCGCCTGCGTGAACAGAACCCGCGCTGCGCCACCTTTCTGTTCCAGGCCCCGGACCAGACGTGCTTCCTGGGGGCGACGCCCGAGACGCTGTGCCGCGTGGACGGGCAGGTGTTGGAGACCGAGGCCCTCGCGGGTTCGGCCGCGCCCGGACAGGCGGAAGGGCTGCGGGGCCACGACAAGGACGTGCGCGAGCACCAGTCGGTGGTGCGCTACCTCGTCGCGGCGCTGAAGCCGCTGGCGGAGCAGGTGGCCTCGGACCCGGAGCCCACGCTGCTCACGTTGAAGAACGTGGTGCATCTGCGGACGGGGTTTCGCGCGGAGCTGCGCGACGGTGTGACGCCCGCGCAGGTGGTGGCGGCGCTGCATCCCACGCCGGCCGTGGGTGGAACGCCGAGGGAGCGAGCGTTGTCGTTCCTGGTGGAGCACGAAGGTCTGGACCGCGGCTGGTACGCGGGGCCTGTGGGCTGGGTGGGGCCGGGGCGGGCGCACTTGATGGTGGCGCTGCGCTCGGCGCGGGTGAAGGGCGCGAAGGCCCGGCTGTTCGTCGGGGTGGGCCTGGTGGCGGGCTCCAACGCCGATTCGGAGTGGCGGGAGACGGAGATGAAGAGCCTGGCCATGCTGCGGGCGCTGGGAGGCGGGGATGTCGTCCGACGCTAA